One window of the Pyxicephalus adspersus chromosome 5, UCB_Pads_2.0, whole genome shotgun sequence genome contains the following:
- the NUP153 gene encoding nuclear pore complex protein Nup153, with amino-acid sequence MAAAGGGLGTGGKIRSRRYHLSSGRAPYSKNRQQNQQGIIGRVKDTVKSIVPSWLQKYFNSVEEAQEVPRQTNEPEENVETQNDVENDHFADKESLQLFGRSASEPARAQSDPATNQLMNIPDVLTRPSLHRANLNMNILDSPALNCQPSTSGFSLVKEIKDSASLHDDDNISTTSGFSSRASDKDVAVTKTGAVPLLWSPEADRSHNMSQNSSMNSKKPAFNPSAFVSFLPNSSRLGDSPFYPGKTTYGGAASQSRARSTPYQVPVKKQVVAKPAHAKTYGVTSLTARRILQSLEKMSSPLSDAKRIPSVSSVSPMAPERSFTGESSSKRKKVDSSVPPVQKLVTPQFVSVSSSLRKIRPSLASSMLNNSSSCKTYISDKHKEKGNHEPDNMQKQTSFSYPAFSTPASNGFASAKGGGKMMRERGSTKPPPEEEVVETPCLPEIPLPISMTSLPKFSLNTEQNTSPLPVRQPVSKATEAKTGERVFSVSADGSGFNFSQPVVKAVSSSEQPTASPVGFTFRAPDLKTSSPFENTKSMLSNTEFASKAKEPTVINSSTKKAEAEPFTVCKPAQTLKEGSVLDILRSPGFQSTSPQQSKTTPVKSTVSSPKPLMFGQINKQALGIWYCDCCLVENKASDSKCVACGTVKDQTTDVSKQSSTLATTTPSKNSSPVKCVQGFGDKFKLPPGTWDCDTCLVQNKPELSKCVVCGSPKPGTGAKDSLLVLPTTKLDKPATPPDNGLTIVPSLKFEELARRPIGSWECDVCCVVNKAEDNQCVACTTPKPGSSAPAATSLPSSLSASLGEPQGFCKSSFSSESSFPPIKFGLPSSSDTGEQKSSSSADSSSSNTNKVGFSFMFGQNSKTSDEKKDKDVTFGTTTGTSNSVSAPFKFGFSSSPAEKASGIKPLTTDFQFGTPSSKSESSSSASLFGLSSKEKSGITPTFGLKEKEEKKTETPAADGFTFGKLDQKDSASPFVFGKNEEKTESTPKVTPLIGSSKSDGEQPKTFLFGKPETGKTDTSTLSSFTFGASNPSEKKEADQPTKPVFAFGSSATETGSSKPVFGFQGSGSTSTPQPSSIGSSGSVFGSVPQTSSSNVFGSGGQSNAAAPAGATAPSSTGFSSSTSLATPTGSSNLFGAALSSNTPAASSSIFGSAPPSATPTSSSIVFGNVASVNTSNSSNVFGSAAPANTSASSNTLFGNSSTSANPPNVPFVFGQSTTTTTAGGTMFGSGNDSKSTFVFSGQEGKPATTSASTAPAATTPFVFGSNASTGAASSFSFGGTNASNSSGTSSTPFIFGAGQSAPAASSLPAVNSAPAFGKNAPQTNAPAFGAPASGSLFPSGSQTVPSFGSLTSNVQSPAFGQQSSQPAFGSSNPTPGGGSFPFGSTNFNFAGASSSGLFTFGSNSGANPAQPANTGFGFNQTPAFNLGSNGKTGTPSSISNRKIKTARRRK; translated from the exons GGTATCATTGGTAGAGTTAAGGACACGGTAAAAAGCATTGTTCCATCTTggttgcaaaaatattttaatagcgTTGAAGAGGCACAAGAAGTTCCTCGGCAAACAAATGAACCTGAAGAGAATGTGGAAACGCAGAATGATGTTGAAAATGACCATTTTGCGGATAAGGAGAGTCTCCAACTTTTTGGCAGGTCCGCCTCAGAACCTGCTAGGGCCCAGTCTG ACCCAGCCACAAATCAGTTGATGAATATTCCTGATGTACTAACAAGACCTTCTCTCCATCGGGCAAAtctaaatatgaatatattagaCTCTCCAGCACTTAATTGCCAGCCTTCTACTTCTGGCTTTTCACTAGTTAAAGAAATAAAGGACTCTGCCTCTTTACACGATGACGACAACATTTCCACCACTAGTGGATTTTCCTCTCGGGCATCTGATAAAG atGTTGCTGTTACAAAAACTGGTGCTGTTCCTTTGTTGTGGTCTCCTGAAGCTGATCGGTCGCATAATATGTCACAAAACTCATCCATGAATTCTAAGAAGCCTGCATTTAATCCGTCTGCCTTTGTATCATTTTTACCT AATTCAAGTCGGCTTGGGGATTCCCCTTTTTACCCAGGCAAGACAACTTACGGAGGTGCAGCTTCACAATCCAGGGCTCGCAGCACTCCCTATCAG gtACCAGTGAAAAAACAAGTTGTGGCAAAACCTGCACATGCTAAAACGTATGGGGTTACAAGTCTAACTGCACGCCGTATATTGCAATCTTTGGAGAAAATGTCAAGTCCATTGTCG gatGCCAAGAGAATACCATCTGTTTCTTCCGTTTCTCCAATG GCACCAGAGAGAAGTTTCACAGGAGAAAGTTCATCTAAAAGAAAGAAG GTGGATTCTTCGGTTCCCCCAGTACAGAAGCTGGTTACACCACAGTTTGTTTCTGTATCCTCTAGTTTGAGGAAAATCAGACCTTCTCTTGCTTCCTCAATGCTCAACAATTCCAGCAgttgtaaaacatacatttctgaCAAACATAAG GAGAAAGGCAATCATGAACCTGATAATATGCAAAAGCAAACAAG cttttCTTACCCTGCCTTCAGTACCCCAGCATCAAATGGCTTTGCATCAGCAAAAGGTGGCGGCAAAATGATGAGGGAGCGAGGGTCAACAAAACCACCACCAGAGGAG GAGGTAGTAGAGACTCCCTGTCTACCTGAAATACCCTTGCCGATAAGCATGACTTCACTTCCAAAATTTAGTTTGAACACCGAGCAGAATACCTCACCACTTCCTGTGAGACAGCCGGTTTCTAAG gCAACTGAGGCGAAGACTGGTGAAAGAGTG TTTTCTGTTTCTGCTGATGGTTCAGGCTTTAACTTCTCACAGCCAGTTGTGAAAGCTGTCAGTTCCAGTGAACAGCCAACAGCATCTCCA gTTGGTTTCACCTTTAGAGCACCAGATTTAAAGACCTCCTCGCCATTTGAAAATACTAAATCTATGCTGAGCAATACTG aatttgCTTCGAAAGCGAAAGAGCCCACTGTAATAAATAGCAGCACAAAGAAGGCTGAAGCAGAACCTTTTACAGTCTGCAAACCTGCACAAACCTTAAAAGAAGGAAGTGTGTTGGATATTCTAAGAAGCCCAG gtttccaGTCTACAAGTCCCCAACAAAGCAAAACTACTCCTGTTAAAAGTACAGTTTCCAGTCCTAAGCCTTTAATGTTTGGACAGATCAACAAACAAGCTTTGGGAATATGGTATTGTGATTGCTGTTTGGTTGAGAACAAGGCTTCAGACAGTAAATGTGTTGCTTGTGGTACTGTGAAGGACCAAACTACAGATGTCTCAAAGCAGTCTTCTACTTTGGCAACGACCACACCTTCGAAAAATTCATCTCCTGTTAAATGTGTACAAGGATTTGGAGACAAGTTTAAACTGCCCCCAGGGACATGGGATTGTGATACATGTTTAGTTCAGAACAAACCAGAGTTGTCAAAATGTGTGGTTTGTGGATCTCCAAAACCTGGAACAGGGGCAAAAGATTCCTTACTTGTTCTTCCTACAACAAAGCTGGATAAGCCTGCTACACCACCTGACAATGGCCTTACAATAGTACCAAGTCTTAAATTTGAAGAACTTGCCAGAAGGCCTATAGGATCATGGGAGTGTGACGTGTGTTGTGTGGTGAATAAAGCCGAGGATAACCAGTGTGTGGCCTGCACAACTCCTAAGCCAG GTTCTTCAGCTCCAGCAGCTACATCCCTTCCATCCTCTCTATCTGCTTCTTTGGGCGAACCACAAG GTTTTTGCAAGTCGTCCTTCTCTTCTGAGTCTTCATTTCCACCTATTAAGTTTGGACTGCCTTCATCAAGTGACACTGGAGAACAGAAATCAAGTTCCTCTGCAGACTCTTCAAGTTCTAATACGAATAAAGTTGGCTTTTCGTTCATGTTTGGTCAAAATTCTAAGACATCAGATGAGAAGAAAGACAAGGATGTAACATTTGGAACAACCACTGGCACTAGCAATTCTGTTTCAGCGCCTTTTAAGTTTGGCTTTTCTAGTTCTCCTGCAGAGAAGGCCAGTGGTATTAAACCTTTGACAACTGATTTCCAATTTGGAACTCCCTCTTCCAAATCTGAGAGCTCTAGTAGTGCTAGTTTATTTGGCCTTTCTTCGAAGGAAAAATCTGGCATCACACCAACAtttggtttaaaagaaaaagaggagaaaaaaacagagacTCCGGCAGCAGATGGTTTCACCTTTGGTAAATTAGATCAGAAGGATTCAGCTTCACCCTTTGTTTTTGggaaaaatgaagagaaaacagAATCTACCCCAAAAGTAACCCCTTTAATTGGTTCATCCAAAAGTGATGGAGAACAaccaaaaacctttttgtttggAAAACCTGAAACGGGGAAAACTGATACTTCAACACTTAGCTCATTTACTTTTGGTGCGTCAAACCCTTCAGAAAAGAAAGAAGCGGATCAGCCAACTAAACCAGTCTTTGCTTTTGGCTCTTCTGCCACAG AAACAGGCTCTTCGAAGCCAGTATTTGGCTTTCAAGGCAGTGGATCAACAAGCACCCCTCAGCCAAGTAGTATTGGAAGTTCCGGCAGTGTATTTGGCAGTGTTCCTCAGACAAGTTCCAGTAATGTGTTTGGCAGTGGTGGACAATCTAACGCCGCTGCTCCAGCTGGTGCCACTGCACCTTCTAGTACTGGGTTCAGCAGTTCAACCTCACTGGCCACACCTACCGGCTCCAGTAATCTGTTTGGCGCGGCCCTGTCTTCGAACACTCCTGCAGCTTCTAGCAGTATTTTTGGAAGTGCTCCACCTTCAGCAACTCCGACAAGTTCCAGCATTGTTTTTGGCAATGTGGCTTCTGTGAATACATCAAATTCTAGCAATGTGTTTGGAAGTGCTGCTCCTGCAAACACTTCGGCAAGTTCCAACACACTATTTGGCAATTCAAGTACATCTGCCAACCCACCCAATGTGCCCTTTGTGTTTGGGCAGTCTACTACTACTACAACAGCAGGTGGCACCATGTTTGGCAGTGGCAATGATTCCAagtcaacatttgttttttctggaCAGGAGGGTAAACCAGCGACAACATCTGCAAGTACAGCTCCAGCTGCTACTACACCCTTTGTGTTTGGTTCGAATGCTTCAACAGGAGCTGCTTCTAGCTTTAGCTTTGGTGGGACAAACGCCTCCAATTCATCAG gtaccaGCTCAACTCCATTCATCTTTGGAGCAGGTCAGTCAGCGCCGGCAGCTTCTAGTCTTCCGGCTGTCAATTCTGCTCCAGCATTTGGGAAAAATGCTCCCCAGACTAATGCCCCAGCATTTGGTGCTCCTGCGTCAGGTTCATTGTTTCCCTCTGGTTCTCAGACTGTCCCAAGTTTTGGCTCTTTGACAAGCAATGTACAGTCCCCAGCTTTTGGACAGCAAAGTTCCCAGCCTGCTTTTGGATCAAGTAACCCTACCCCTGGTG GTGGCTCTTTTCCGTTTGGAAGCACAAATTTCAACTTTGCTGGTGCAAGCTCATCAGGCTTATTCACTTTTGGTTCAAATTCTGGTGCTAACCCAGCGCAACCTGCAAATACTGGGTTTGGGTTTAATCAGACTCCAGCTTTTAATTTGGG GAGTAATGGAAAGACTGGGACCCCATCTTCAATTTCTAAtcgaaaaataaaaactgctagaCGAAGAAAATAG